The genomic window GTGGGGCAAGACGGAATGCTGGTATATCGCTCACGCAAAACCTGGCGCGCAGATTGCGCTGGGACTCAAGCCGGGGGTTACGGCGCAGGCGCTGGAAGAGGCGATTCACCAGAAGCGCGCGGAAGAAGTGCTGAATTGGATCAATGTTTATGCGGGTGACATGATCTATGTGGCCGGGGGCACGGTGCACACGCTGGGGCCGGGTTCGGTCGTAGTCGAGACGCAGCAGCAGTCGGACACAACTTATCGCCTGTATGATTACGGGCGGCCACGCGAGCTGCATCTAAAAGACGGCATGGCGGCGGTGAAGGAAGAAGTTCGTTCGGGAAAAGTTGTGAGGCCGGCGCCGGCGCAGATCAACGGCGGCAAGAACCGGCACGCGCCTTTGGTGGGCGCCCCCTATTTTGTGGTCGATATGTTTGAGGCGAAAGATGCACTTGAGCTGGAGACTCGCGACGATTCCGGGCGAAGCTCGGTGCAAATTCTGGTTGCGGTGGAAGGCTGCGGAGTTATCGAAGCGGCTGGTATGGAATCGGTGACGTTGGCGAAGGGCGATGCGGTAGTGGTTCCCGCAAACATCGGCCGGTTCGGCGTGCGTCCGCAGTGGGCGCTGGAATTTCTCAGGGCGTATGTGCCCGGAAAGCCGCTGCCTGAGCCGGAGACGAGACTGTAGATCCTGATCCGTGGAGATCCGTGAGAATCCGTGGCTAACAACTCTAATTTCTATCCTGTGATTCTAGCTGGAGGGCGCGGCACCCGCTTCTGGCCGCTGAGCCGCAAGAAGCGCGCCAAGCAGTTGCTGGCGCTCGACGGCAAGCAGACCATGATTCAGCAGACCGTCGCTCGCCTGTTGCCGATAGCGGCGGCGAAAAAGTTCTGGGTCATTACCAACGAGGATCTGCGGCCGGCGATTGTGAAGCAACTTCCGAAATTGCAGAAGGCGCAAGTGTTGCCGGAACCAGTGGGAAGGAACACGGCTCCGGCCATCGGGCTGGCGGCGTTTCTGCTGTTGCGGGAAAATCCCGAGGCGGTGATTGGCATGTTTCCTTCCGATCACGTCATTGCGGATGAGGGGCGGTATCGCGAGACGCTG from Candidatus Sulfotelmatobacter sp. includes these protein-coding regions:
- a CDS encoding type I phosphomannose isomerase catalytic subunit, with amino-acid sequence MDNLYPLLMLPGFDPRPWGTQDLSPIYPNHRFEEKIGEAWLSGDDCKVANGPLKGTTLARLSEEYRRELVGDAARDAKRFPLLLKFLFPHEKLSVQVHPDDAQALRVGQPWGKTECWYIAHAKPGAQIALGLKPGVTAQALEEAIHQKRAEEVLNWINVYAGDMIYVAGGTVHTLGPGSVVVETQQQSDTTYRLYDYGRPRELHLKDGMAAVKEEVRSGKVVRPAPAQINGGKNRHAPLVGAPYFVVDMFEAKDALELETRDDSGRSSVQILVAVEGCGVIEAAGMESVTLAKGDAVVVPANIGRFGVRPQWALEFLRAYVPGKPLPEPETRL